In a genomic window of Streptobacillus ratti:
- a CDS encoding transaldolase family protein: MEYFLDTANIKDIKKINDIFPIIGITTNPSIISKENRNFKEIIQEIQEILGKDKLIHIQVIGKTFEIMIEEVKLLVKTFGENIYAKIPVTEQGIKAMKELSKEGYKITATGILSPQQIIMAAEAGAEYMAPYINRSDNIGESGIEIVKDAQKILDNTRISDEECFRRYKRVFEPKIFGASFKNVRQVHEVMLAGAKSVTIGTEVFERLIYHPYTDWSIEKFESDWEKIYGDKNLLELIKK, from the coding sequence ATGGAATATTTTTTAGACACAGCTAATATAAAAGATATCAAGAAAATAAATGATATTTTCCCTATAATTGGAATAACTACTAATCCAAGTATAATATCTAAAGAAAATAGAAATTTTAAAGAAATTATTCAAGAAATACAAGAAATACTTGGTAAAGATAAGTTAATACATATACAAGTAATAGGTAAAACATTTGAAATAATGATAGAAGAAGTTAAATTGTTAGTAAAAACTTTTGGAGAAAATATATATGCTAAAATACCTGTTACAGAACAGGGAATTAAAGCTATGAAAGAACTTTCAAAAGAAGGATATAAAATAACAGCAACAGGGATATTGTCACCACAACAAATAATAATGGCAGCAGAAGCTGGAGCAGAATACATGGCACCATATATAAATAGATCAGATAATATAGGAGAAAGTGGAATAGAAATAGTAAAAGATGCACAAAAAATATTAGATAATACAAGAATAAGTGATGAAGAATGTTTTAGAAGATATAAGAGAGTTTTTGAACCCAAGATATTTGGAGCATCATTTAAAAATGTTAGACAAGTGCATGAAGTAATGCTTGCTGGAGCTAAATCGGTTACAATTGGAACGGAAGTATTTGAAAGATTAATATATCATCCATACACAGATTGGAGTATAGAAAAATTTGAATCAGATTGGGAAAAAATTTATGGTGATAAAAATTTACTTGAATTGATAAAAAAATAG